One Hypnocyclicus thermotrophus DNA segment encodes these proteins:
- the ispF gene encoding 2-C-methyl-D-erythritol 2,4-cyclodiphosphate synthase: MYRIGNGYDVHKLVENRKLILGGVEIPYEYGLLGHSDADVLIHAVMDALLGALALGDIGQHFPDTDEKYKGISSIELLKHVNKLIVSKGYEIVNIDSIIVMQKPKLKGYLFEMRENISKVVDIEIENINIKATTEEKLGFTGNGNGVKSYAVVMLKKSNKF, from the coding sequence ATGTATAGAATAGGTAATGGATATGATGTTCATAAACTAGTAGAAAATAGAAAACTAATATTAGGTGGAGTAGAAATACCTTATGAATATGGATTACTAGGGCATTCTGATGCAGATGTTCTTATTCATGCTGTTATGGATGCGTTATTAGGAGCACTTGCACTAGGTGATATAGGACAGCATTTCCCTGATACTGATGAAAAATATAAGGGAATATCAAGTATAGAATTATTAAAACATGTGAATAAATTAATAGTATCTAAAGGATATGAGATAGTCAACATTGACTCTATTATAGTCATGCAAAAGCCTAAATTAAAAGGTTATTTATTTGAAATGAGAGAAAATATATCAAAAGTAGTTGATATAGAAATAGAGAATATAAATATAAAAGCAACTACAGAAGAAAAATTAGGATTTACAGGAAATGGAAATGGGGTTAAATCTTATGCGGTTGTAATGTTAAAAAAAAGTAATAAATTTTAA
- the pth gene encoding aminoacyl-tRNA hydrolase: MKLIVGLGNPGKKYEKTRHNIGFNVIDNLAKDLGVENFREKFQGLIADTTFRSEKVLLLKPQTYMNLSGNSLIEVVNFYKLDIENDIIVIYDDMDLKLGELRIKAKGSAGGHNGIKSIISHIGDKFIRVKCGIGKPKEKGEVINFVLDNFAKAEIEEVDTLIENAKNATKDILISKSLDRVMQKYNRKK; this comes from the coding sequence ATGAAATTAATAGTAGGACTTGGTAATCCAGGTAAAAAATATGAAAAAACTAGACATAATATAGGATTTAATGTTATTGATAATTTAGCAAAAGATTTAGGTGTGGAGAATTTTAGAGAAAAATTCCAAGGTCTTATTGCAGATACGACTTTTAGGTCAGAAAAAGTTTTATTACTTAAGCCACAAACGTATATGAATCTTAGTGGAAATTCATTAATTGAAGTTGTGAATTTTTATAAACTAGATATAGAAAATGATATTATTGTAATATATGATGATATGGATTTAAAATTGGGTGAGCTAAGAATTAAAGCAAAAGGAAGTGCAGGAGGCCATAATGGAATAAAATCTATAATAAGTCATATAGGAGATAAATTTATTAGAGTAAAATGTGGAATAGGAAAACCTAAAGAAAAAGGAGAAGTTATAAATTTTGTATTAGACAATTTTGCTAAAGCAGAAATAGAAGAGGTAGATACTTTAATTGAAAATGCGAAAAATGCCACAAAAGATATTTTAATTTCAAAATCTTTAGATAGAGTAATGCAAAAGTATAATAGAAAAAAATAA